From one Mycobacterium colombiense CECT 3035 genomic stretch:
- a CDS encoding Rv3654c family TadE-like protein — protein sequence MIVVLLTAAGAGAYLGSAVVARHRAQAVADLAALAAAARLASGADAACARAAGVARQMRVDDIGCAVDGLDVIVTARVAVAFGGAARAAARAGRLPRHPTRARRRGSATIPPWPVPRRWAAAARPARRTCLVPARPG from the coding sequence ATGATCGTGGTGCTGCTGACGGCGGCCGGCGCCGGCGCCTATCTGGGTTCGGCGGTGGTGGCGCGGCACCGCGCGCAGGCTGTCGCCGACCTGGCCGCCCTGGCGGCCGCGGCGCGGCTGGCCTCCGGCGCGGATGCGGCCTGCGCCAGAGCCGCTGGGGTGGCACGGCAGATGCGGGTCGACGACATCGGCTGTGCGGTGGACGGTCTCGATGTCATCGTGACCGCGCGGGTGGCCGTCGCGTTCGGCGGCGCGGCGCGGGCCGCCGCGCGGGCGGGCCGGCTTCCGCGGCATCCGACTAGGGCGCGGCGTCGGGGCTCGGCGACAATCCCGCCGTGGCCAGTTCCTCGTCGGTGGGCAGCCGCAGCGAGACCAGCCCGGCGTACGTGTCTGGTTCCAGCTCGACCCGGTTGA
- a CDS encoding TadE family type IV pilus minor pilin has translation MEAALGIAALVVVLVLCLAGVSAVSMQVRCVDAAREAARLAARGDERSAVAAARRLAPGGARVDLHRDGDFLVATVVAHSKLLPTIDIAAKAVSAAEPAR, from the coding sequence GTGGAGGCGGCGCTGGGCATCGCCGCGCTGGTGGTGGTGCTGGTGCTGTGCCTGGCCGGTGTCAGCGCGGTGTCGATGCAGGTGCGCTGCGTCGACGCCGCCCGCGAAGCCGCCCGGCTGGCGGCCCGCGGCGACGAACGCTCGGCGGTGGCCGCCGCGCGCCGGCTGGCGCCCGGTGGTGCGCGAGTCGACCTGCACCGCGACGGCGACTTCCTGGTGGCCACCGTCGTCGCGCACTCGAAGTTGTTGCCCACCATCGACATTGCGGCCAAGGCCGTCTCGGCGGCCGAGCCGGCGCGGTGA
- a CDS encoding DUF4244 domain-containing protein: MVNMFREFAARVAVLVADESGMSTVEYAIGTIAAAAFGAVLYTVVTGDSIVSALTNIIGRALNTKV; this comes from the coding sequence ATGGTCAACATGTTTCGCGAATTCGCGGCGCGCGTCGCCGTGCTGGTGGCCGACGAGTCGGGCATGTCGACGGTCGAATACGCCATCGGCACCATCGCGGCCGCCGCCTTCGGCGCGGTGCTCTACACCGTCGTCACCGGCGATTCCATCGTCTCGGCGCTGACCAACATCATCGGCCGTGCGCTCAACACCAAGGTGTAG
- a CDS encoding type II secretion system F family protein codes for MGRPRTLAGAQPRRDAGAWRPTAAGRAPSRGTDPLAVASCLDVLAVCLGAGMAVSTAAAAAAPSAPPKLARVLRRAADLLALGADPAVAWSIPPGPRQAADPQIDALLRLARRSASSGAALAGAVGELAEESRNDAAHAATAAAERAGVLIAGPLGLCFLPAFVCLGIVPVVAGLAGDVLQSGLL; via the coding sequence GTGGGTCGGCCCCGGACCCTCGCTGGTGCGCAGCCGCGCCGGGACGCCGGCGCGTGGCGGCCGACGGCCGCGGGCCGGGCACCGTCGCGCGGGACGGACCCGCTGGCGGTCGCCTCCTGCCTGGACGTGCTGGCGGTGTGCCTGGGCGCGGGGATGGCCGTGTCGACGGCCGCGGCGGCCGCGGCCCCGTCCGCGCCGCCAAAGCTGGCCAGGGTGTTGCGCCGTGCCGCCGACCTGCTCGCGCTCGGCGCCGATCCCGCTGTGGCATGGTCCATTCCGCCCGGCCCGCGGCAGGCCGCCGATCCGCAGATCGATGCGTTGCTGCGGTTGGCCAGGCGTTCGGCGTCCTCGGGCGCGGCGCTGGCCGGCGCCGTCGGCGAGTTGGCCGAGGAGTCTCGCAACGACGCCGCGCACGCGGCGACCGCCGCGGCCGAGCGGGCCGGTGTGCTGATCGCCGGACCGCTGGGCCTGTGCTTCCTGCCGGCGTTCGTCTGCCTGGGCATCGTCCCGGTGGTGGCCGGGCTGGCCGGTGATGTCTTGCAGTCGGGTCTGCTATGA
- a CDS encoding type II secretion system F family protein yields MNAPLAGVLPLSLALVVVRPSPRGRLSAARRRHLPTVGPREAGWVAAAVGCVAVIVLPLTTVLCLAVVGATAGLRYRRRRSVRRGTAEGDALQSALEVLVGELRAGSHPVRAFGVAADDSEGAVAASLCSVAARARLGADVAAGLAAAARGSALPVHWQRLALCWRLASDNGLGIATLMRAAQRDIAERQRFSARVSSSMAGARATATILATLPVLGVLLGQLIGARPLAFLFGGHTGGWLLLVGSTLACVGLLWADRIADRVAS; encoded by the coding sequence CACTGGCCGGCGTGCTGCCGTTGTCGCTGGCGCTCGTCGTCGTTCGGCCCTCGCCGCGCGGACGCCTGTCGGCCGCCCGGCGGCGGCACCTTCCGACGGTCGGGCCGCGGGAGGCGGGCTGGGTCGCCGCGGCCGTCGGGTGCGTCGCCGTTATCGTGCTGCCGCTGACCACCGTCCTGTGCCTCGCGGTCGTGGGCGCGACCGCGGGTCTGCGATATCGGCGCCGCCGGAGCGTGCGGCGCGGCACGGCTGAGGGCGACGCGCTGCAATCCGCGCTGGAGGTGCTGGTCGGCGAGTTGCGGGCCGGCTCGCATCCGGTACGCGCGTTCGGCGTCGCCGCAGACGACAGCGAAGGCGCTGTTGCCGCGTCGCTGTGTTCGGTGGCGGCGCGGGCCCGGCTGGGGGCCGACGTCGCGGCGGGCCTGGCCGCCGCGGCCCGCGGCTCGGCGCTGCCGGTGCACTGGCAGCGGCTCGCGCTGTGCTGGCGGCTGGCCAGCGACAACGGGCTAGGAATAGCCACACTGATGCGCGCCGCGCAGCGCGACATCGCTGAGCGGCAACGGTTCTCGGCCCGGGTCTCGTCGAGCATGGCAGGCGCTCGCGCAACCGCGACGATCCTGGCCACGCTGCCGGTGCTGGGAGTGCTGCTGGGCCAACTGATCGGCGCCCGGCCGCTGGCCTTCCTGTTCGGCGGGCACACGGGCGGGTGGCTGTTGCTCGTCGGGTCGACGCTGGCCTGCGTCGGGCTGCTGTGGGCGGATCGCATCGCGGATCGGGTGGCGTCGTGA